In the genome of Desulfuromonas sp. DDH964, one region contains:
- a CDS encoding hydrogenase, translating into MLGIIRERLRQGHRTGKFPRVEPTLPSRFRGLPVAATELSAQQQAQAVAACPCEALASAGTSLCIDLGRCLFCGDCPPAEQGALQFSSDYRLAASNRHDLLVGEREYRLAEKLNARMLKLFGRSLKLRQVSAGGCNACEADLNVLGTLVFDLGRFGIQFVASPRHADGLLVTGPVTANMRSALLDTYAAIPEPKLVIASGACAIGGGPFRDLAEVNNGVSDLLPVDLYIPGCPPHPYTALDGLLRLLGRR; encoded by the coding sequence ATGCTGGGTATTATCCGTGAACGCCTGCGCCAGGGACACCGTACCGGCAAGTTCCCGCGCGTCGAACCGACCCTGCCGTCCCGCTTCCGCGGCCTCCCTGTCGCCGCGACGGAGCTTTCAGCGCAGCAGCAGGCGCAGGCCGTGGCCGCTTGCCCCTGCGAAGCTCTCGCCAGCGCCGGCACCAGCCTCTGCATCGACCTTGGCCGCTGTCTCTTCTGCGGCGACTGTCCGCCTGCCGAGCAGGGGGCGCTGCAGTTCAGCAGCGATTACCGCCTCGCCGCCAGCAACCGCCACGACCTGCTGGTGGGGGAGCGTGAATACCGCCTGGCCGAAAAGCTCAACGCGCGCATGCTCAAACTCTTCGGCCGCTCCCTCAAGCTGCGCCAGGTTTCCGCCGGCGGCTGCAATGCCTGCGAAGCCGATCTCAATGTCCTTGGTACCCTGGTCTTCGATCTCGGCCGTTTTGGCATCCAGTTCGTCGCCTCCCCCCGCCACGCCGACGGCCTCCTGGTTACCGGACCGGTGACGGCGAACATGCGAAGTGCCCTGCTCGACACCTATGCCGCCATACCCGAACCGAAGCTGGTCATCGCTTCCGGCGCCTGCGCCATCGGCGGCGGACCCTTCCGCGACCTGGCCGAGGTCAACAATGGCGTCAGTGACCTGCTCCCGGTCGATCTCTATATCCCCGGCTGTCCGCCCCATCCCTACACGGCTCTCGACGGGCTGCTGCGCCTGCTCGGGCGCCGCTGA
- a CDS encoding proton-conducting transporter transmembrane domain-containing protein: MLWLLLGLLLIAGSGIPGLFLPRDGQGGERIACGLLLTGVLICTWPLIGIFCGQSLLLDAHWAVPGGRFVLELDAISAAFVAPLLLVVATGACYSLGYWPQHRHPGNGRKLRLFYGLIAGAMLLLLTARNSLLFLLAWETMALSGYFLITTEDEKAEARRAGYIYLIATHSGTLALFGLFALLAPGGGSGIWPAAGSLPAAGSAVFLLALFGFGMKAGLMPLHVWLPGAHAAAPSHASALLSGVMIKTGIYGLVRLTSFFAAIPPWWGWTVLLLGAVSGILGVALALAQHDIKRLLAYHSVENIGIIALGLGLALLGRSYGQPELVLLGLSGCLLHVANHGLFKSLLFLGAGSMIHATGSREIGHFGGLLGRQRWTGLLFLGGAVAISGLPPFNGFVSEWLIYLGAFQTLAVSGSPLPGALFAAPALALIGGLALACFVKVFGLSFLGTARSEAAAHAQEAPPVMLWPMALLLLACAGIGLLPGSLRPLLERAAQAWTGALPLPPLAPQLAPLTVIGGAGWLLVALLLLVGWWLRRRSAAAPRQCGTWGCGYPLSTPRMQYSASSFADGLVRLFRFVLGSERHGGRVAGLFPERAELAGHTPDPVLDRGLTPLFSGLARLLYRLRRGIQNGLVASYLFYIALTVVVLLTLLSR, from the coding sequence ATGCTCTGGCTGCTCCTCGGACTACTGCTGATCGCCGGCTCCGGAATCCCCGGCCTCTTCCTCCCCCGGGACGGACAGGGTGGCGAGCGGATCGCCTGCGGCCTGCTCCTGACCGGGGTCCTTATCTGCACCTGGCCCCTGATCGGCATCTTCTGCGGCCAGAGTCTGCTTCTCGACGCCCACTGGGCCGTTCCCGGCGGCCGCTTCGTCCTCGAACTGGACGCCATCTCGGCGGCCTTTGTCGCACCGCTGCTATTGGTCGTCGCCACCGGCGCCTGTTACAGCCTCGGCTACTGGCCGCAACACCGGCATCCGGGCAACGGCCGCAAGCTGCGCCTCTTCTACGGCCTGATCGCCGGCGCCATGCTGCTGCTGCTGACGGCCCGCAACAGCCTTCTCTTTCTCCTCGCCTGGGAGACGATGGCCCTTTCGGGCTATTTCCTGATCACTACCGAAGACGAAAAGGCGGAGGCGCGCCGGGCCGGCTACATCTACCTGATCGCCACCCACAGCGGTACCCTCGCCCTCTTCGGCCTCTTCGCCCTGCTCGCTCCCGGCGGCGGGAGCGGCATCTGGCCGGCGGCCGGCAGCCTCCCGGCGGCCGGCAGTGCGGTCTTCCTGCTCGCCCTCTTCGGCTTCGGCATGAAGGCCGGCCTGATGCCGCTGCACGTCTGGCTCCCCGGCGCCCATGCCGCCGCCCCCAGCCACGCCTCGGCCCTCCTCTCCGGGGTGATGATCAAGACCGGCATCTACGGCCTGGTACGGCTTACCTCCTTCTTTGCCGCCATCCCCCCCTGGTGGGGATGGACGGTGCTGCTCCTCGGCGCGGTCTCCGGCATCCTCGGCGTGGCTCTCGCCCTGGCCCAGCATGACATCAAGCGGCTGCTCGCCTATCACAGCGTCGAGAATATCGGCATCATCGCCCTCGGCCTCGGACTGGCCCTGCTCGGCCGCAGCTACGGGCAGCCGGAGCTGGTGCTCCTCGGCCTCTCCGGATGCCTGCTGCACGTGGCCAACCACGGGCTCTTCAAGTCGCTCCTCTTTCTTGGCGCCGGATCGATGATCCATGCCACCGGCAGTCGCGAGATCGGTCATTTCGGCGGCCTGCTCGGGCGTCAGCGCTGGACCGGGCTCCTCTTCCTCGGCGGCGCGGTGGCGATCAGCGGCCTCCCCCCCTTCAACGGCTTCGTCAGCGAGTGGCTGATCTACCTCGGCGCCTTCCAGACCCTCGCTGTGAGCGGATCGCCCCTTCCCGGTGCGCTGTTTGCCGCGCCGGCCCTGGCCTTGATCGGCGGGCTGGCGCTGGCCTGCTTCGTCAAGGTCTTCGGCCTCAGTTTTCTCGGCACGGCTCGCAGCGAGGCTGCCGCGCACGCCCAGGAAGCGCCGCCGGTGATGCTCTGGCCGATGGCGCTGCTCCTCCTCGCCTGTGCCGGGATCGGCCTGCTGCCGGGGAGCCTGCGCCCGCTGCTGGAACGGGCCGCGCAGGCCTGGACCGGGGCGCTGCCACTCCCCCCCCTCGCCCCGCAGCTGGCGCCGCTGACGGTCATTGGTGGCGCCGGCTGGCTGCTTGTCGCCCTCCTCCTGCTCGTGGGCTGGTGGCTGCGCCGGCGCAGTGCCGCGGCGCCGCGCCAATGCGGCACCTGGGGCTGCGGCTATCCCCTTTCCACCCCGCGCATGCAGTACAGCGCCAGTTCCTTTGCCGACGGACTGGTCCGGCTGTTCCGCTTCGTTCTCGGCAGTGAACGGCACGGTGGGAGGGTGGCCGGCCTCTTTCCCGAGCGCGCCGAGTTGGCCGGGCATACGCCGGACCCGGTCCTCGATCGCGGCCTGACCCCGCTCTTTTCCGGCCTCGCCCGGCTCCTCTACCGGCTGCGGCGCGGCATCCAGAACGGCCTCGTCGCCAGCTACCTGTTCTACATCGCCTTGACCGTGGTCGTTCTGCTGACCCTGCTCAGCCGTTGA
- a CDS encoding respiratory chain complex I subunit 1 family protein, translating into MIGRILLQLAILLLFAPLLLGVITKTKALFAGRVGPPLLQPYFDLFRLWRKGFVISRTTTWVFLAGPVVGLVVPLLAAMLIPFGGLGAPISFSGDLILFVYLFGLARFFTAAAALDTGSSFEGMGAAREVTFACLAEPTVLFALLVLARGAGSLALGDLLGPQLAAQWHGNGGASLGLILVCLFVVLLVENSRIPFDDPNTHLELTMIHEVMVLDHSGPAFGMILYGAAMKLLVLGALLVRVALPVQTGSLLLDLLVFLAGLLGLAVLIGVVESTMARLKLPRVPQVLVGTTLLSIFALVLVLR; encoded by the coding sequence ATGATCGGCCGGATCCTGTTGCAACTTGCCATCCTGCTCCTGTTTGCCCCGCTGCTTTTGGGGGTGATCACCAAGACCAAGGCGCTCTTTGCCGGCCGCGTCGGGCCGCCGCTGCTGCAGCCCTACTTCGACCTTTTCCGCCTCTGGCGCAAGGGGTTCGTCATCAGCCGCACCACCACCTGGGTCTTCCTCGCCGGGCCGGTGGTCGGCCTGGTGGTCCCGCTCCTCGCCGCGATGCTGATCCCCTTCGGCGGCCTGGGCGCCCCGATCTCCTTCAGTGGCGACCTGATTCTCTTCGTCTATCTTTTCGGCCTCGCCCGTTTCTTCACCGCCGCTGCCGCCCTCGATACCGGCTCGAGTTTCGAAGGGATGGGGGCGGCCCGGGAGGTGACCTTCGCCTGCCTCGCCGAGCCGACCGTCCTCTTCGCGCTGCTGGTCCTCGCCCGCGGCGCCGGCAGCCTCGCCCTCGGGGATTTGCTCGGGCCGCAGCTGGCCGCGCAGTGGCACGGCAATGGCGGCGCCTCGCTCGGCCTGATCCTGGTCTGCCTCTTCGTGGTGCTGCTGGTGGAAAATTCGCGCATCCCCTTCGACGATCCCAACACCCACCTCGAACTGACCATGATCCATGAGGTGATGGTGCTCGATCACAGCGGCCCGGCCTTCGGCATGATCCTCTACGGCGCCGCGATGAAGCTGCTGGTGCTGGGAGCATTGCTGGTGCGCGTCGCGTTGCCGGTGCAGACCGGCTCGCTCCTGCTCGACCTGCTCGTCTTCCTGGCGGGATTGCTGGGGCTGGCGGTGCTGATCGGCGTGGTCGAGTCGACCATGGCGCGGCTCAAGCTGCCGCGGGTGCCGCAGGTGCTGGTCGGCACCACCCTCCTCTCGATCTTCGCCCTGGTCCTGGTCCTGCGTTAG
- a CDS encoding hydrogenase, which translates to MSNLLLLIVILINFFTLGSARLVACIRAVAFQGALLALLPLAAHGLSGHALLLGAGALAFKGIFIPWLLLRAIREVRIRREVEPFIGFVPTLVIGALVTAGAFIFSGFLPLAPEHQDGLFVPTALATMASGFLLLITRRKAITQVLGYLMLENGIFVFAVLLSTAIPLMVEAGILLDLLVGVFVMGIVLNQISREFSTLNTERLTALKE; encoded by the coding sequence ATGTCGAACCTGCTCTTGCTGATCGTCATTCTGATCAACTTCTTCACCCTCGGCAGCGCCCGGCTCGTCGCCTGCATCCGGGCCGTCGCCTTTCAGGGCGCCCTCCTCGCGCTCCTGCCCCTGGCCGCCCACGGCCTCTCCGGCCATGCCCTGCTCCTCGGCGCCGGCGCCCTCGCCTTCAAGGGGATCTTCATTCCCTGGCTGCTGCTGCGGGCGATTCGCGAAGTGCGCATCCGCCGCGAGGTCGAGCCCTTCATCGGCTTCGTGCCGACCCTGGTGATCGGCGCCCTGGTCACCGCCGGCGCCTTCATCTTCTCCGGCTTCCTGCCGCTGGCCCCGGAACACCAGGACGGGCTCTTCGTGCCGACCGCGCTGGCGACCATGGCGAGCGGTTTTCTGCTCCTGATCACGCGGCGCAAGGCGATCACCCAGGTCCTCGGCTACCTGATGCTGGAAAACGGCATCTTCGTCTTCGCCGTCCTCCTCTCGACGGCGATTCCGCTGATGGTCGAGGCGGGGATCCTCCTCGACCTGCTGGTCGGTGTCTTCGTCATGGGGATCGTCCTCAACCAGATCAGCCGCGAGTTCTCGACCCTGAATACCGAACGCCTGACCGCCCTGAAGGAATAG
- a CDS encoding proton-conducting transporter transmembrane domain-containing protein yields the protein MLLLLILLPLAAALLALILPWHQGRSWLLPVSGGLHLLLAGFLVAAPEAGFGPWIGLDALSRLVLIVTSLLYFGCALYAVGYLDLRRDRGNRVIVPCLLVFLAAMTLAISARHLGLLWMAVEATTIASAPLIYYNRNRLSIEATWKYLLLCSVGIALAMLGMLFVAYAALLGGGVPVNLQFDNLLAGAATLSRPWLHAGFVFLLVGFGTKMGLAPLHSWKPDAYGEAPGMVGALLAGGLTSVAFLAILRALQLMVAAGDGVMARQTLLGMGLLSLLVAAVFMVRQPDIKRLLAYSSVEHMGILAIGVGIGGLATFGAMFHLVNNALTKGCLFLSAGNIQRAYDSKRLSEVHGAIATLPISGTLFMAGFLAITGSPPFGPFMSEFTILRGIFGSGRVGVGLTMLLLLAVVFIGMGATALTATQGEPVKLDTAFKDSLLLVLAPIVFLLLVLILGVYLPAPLENALRDAAALLEVQP from the coding sequence ATGCTTCTGCTGCTGATTCTCCTCCCCCTTGCCGCTGCGCTGCTCGCCTTGATCCTCCCCTGGCATCAGGGACGCTCCTGGCTCCTCCCCGTCAGCGGCGGGCTGCACCTGCTCCTCGCCGGGTTTCTCGTCGCCGCCCCGGAGGCCGGCTTCGGCCCCTGGATCGGCCTCGACGCCCTCTCCCGGCTGGTGCTGATCGTCACCAGCCTCCTCTATTTCGGCTGCGCGCTCTATGCGGTCGGCTACCTCGATCTGCGCCGGGACCGCGGCAACCGGGTCATCGTCCCCTGCCTGCTGGTCTTTCTTGCCGCCATGACCCTGGCGATCTCGGCCCGCCATCTCGGCCTGCTCTGGATGGCGGTGGAAGCGACCACCATCGCCAGCGCGCCGCTGATCTATTACAACCGCAACCGGCTGTCGATCGAGGCGACCTGGAAATATCTGCTCCTCTGCTCCGTCGGCATCGCCCTGGCGATGCTCGGTATGCTCTTCGTCGCCTACGCCGCCCTGCTCGGCGGCGGCGTACCGGTCAACCTCCAGTTCGACAACCTCCTCGCCGGAGCGGCCACCCTCTCCCGCCCCTGGCTTCATGCCGGCTTCGTCTTTCTGCTGGTCGGTTTCGGCACCAAGATGGGCCTGGCCCCCCTGCACAGCTGGAAACCGGACGCCTACGGCGAAGCGCCGGGGATGGTCGGGGCGCTCCTCGCCGGCGGCCTCACCAGCGTCGCCTTTCTCGCCATCCTGCGCGCCCTGCAGCTGATGGTCGCTGCCGGCGACGGCGTCATGGCCCGCCAGACCCTGCTCGGCATGGGGCTGCTGTCGCTGCTGGTGGCGGCGGTCTTCATGGTGCGCCAGCCCGACATCAAGCGGCTCCTTGCCTACTCCTCGGTGGAGCATATGGGGATTCTCGCCATCGGCGTCGGTATCGGCGGCCTGGCGACCTTCGGCGCCATGTTTCATCTCGTCAACAACGCCCTGACCAAGGGCTGTCTCTTCCTATCCGCCGGCAACATCCAGCGTGCCTACGACAGCAAGCGACTCTCCGAGGTCCACGGCGCCATCGCCACCCTGCCGATCTCCGGCACCCTCTTCATGGCCGGCTTCCTCGCCATCACCGGCTCGCCCCCCTTCGGACCGTTCATGAGCGAATTCACCATTCTGCGCGGCATCTTCGGCAGCGGCCGGGTCGGGGTCGGATTGACCATGCTGCTGCTGCTGGCGGTAGTCTTTATCGGCATGGGAGCGACGGCCCTCACCGCTACCCAGGGGGAACCGGTCAAACTCGACACCGCCTTCAAAGACAGCCTGCTGCTGGTCCTGGCACCGATCGTCTTTCTGCTGCTGGTGCTGATCCTCGGCGTTTATCTCCCCGCGCCCCTGGAAAACGCCCTGCGCGATGCCGCCGCCCTGCTGGAGGTGCAGCCATGA
- a CDS encoding hydrogenase large subunit, whose translation MSLSKLVRFRHGLSVPLAELPILDYAQFSASLLADVAADARVASYFGVPVAAGLEIFAILAHDWKEELALLRTRVSGSFPALTPQCPQLHLFERELAEQFGVRPLDHPWLKPVRFHAPWIDAADIWGRPQGSHPVAGEMEFYRVEGEEVHEVAVGPVHAGVIEPGHFRFQCHGEEVMHLEISLGYQHRGIEQQLPGAPLAKASYLFETAAGDTSIGHATAGCQLLESLGGIEAPRRAQAIRAIALELERLANHVGDIGALAGDVGFLPTASFCGRLRGDFLNLTAELCGSRFGRGLVRPGGVIFDLDAALAKTFVERLQLLERETRGAIELCFDSPSVLARFEGTGPISTDDAEALGLVGVAARACGLVRDARLHHPFDAGEGLFDTPVIEIDGDVFARGNVRRREIYASFELIRRLLRHLPDGPLRTPAAPLAADSLAVSLCEGWRGEVVHAALTGADGQIVRYKIVDPSFHNWSGLALALRGQQISDFPLCNKSFNLSYCGFDL comes from the coding sequence ATGAGCCTGTCGAAACTGGTCCGTTTTCGCCATGGTCTCTCGGTCCCCCTCGCCGAGCTGCCGATTCTCGACTACGCCCAGTTCAGCGCTTCGCTGCTGGCGGACGTCGCGGCCGATGCCCGGGTGGCGAGCTATTTCGGCGTCCCGGTGGCGGCGGGGCTGGAGATCTTCGCCATCCTCGCCCACGACTGGAAGGAAGAGCTGGCCCTGCTGCGGACCCGGGTCAGCGGCAGTTTTCCGGCCCTGACGCCCCAGTGTCCGCAGCTCCACCTCTTCGAGCGGGAGCTGGCCGAGCAATTCGGCGTGCGTCCCCTCGATCACCCCTGGCTGAAACCGGTCCGTTTCCACGCCCCCTGGATCGATGCCGCCGACATCTGGGGACGGCCGCAGGGGAGCCACCCGGTGGCGGGGGAGATGGAATTCTACCGGGTCGAGGGGGAGGAGGTCCACGAGGTCGCGGTCGGCCCGGTCCACGCCGGGGTGATCGAACCGGGGCACTTCCGCTTCCAGTGCCACGGCGAGGAGGTGATGCACCTCGAGATCTCCCTCGGCTACCAGCATCGCGGCATCGAGCAGCAACTGCCGGGCGCGCCGCTCGCCAAGGCGAGCTACCTCTTCGAAACCGCTGCCGGCGATACCAGCATCGGCCACGCCACCGCCGGCTGCCAGCTCCTCGAAAGCCTCGGCGGCATCGAAGCGCCGCGGCGCGCGCAGGCGATTCGGGCCATCGCGCTGGAACTCGAACGGCTCGCCAATCACGTCGGCGATATCGGGGCCCTCGCCGGCGACGTCGGCTTTCTGCCGACCGCCTCTTTCTGCGGCCGGCTGCGCGGCGACTTTCTCAACCTGACCGCCGAGCTCTGCGGCAGCCGCTTCGGCCGGGGGCTGGTGCGACCGGGCGGGGTGATTTTCGATCTCGACGCCGCCCTCGCAAAGACCTTCGTCGAGCGCCTTCAGCTCCTCGAACGGGAAACCCGCGGCGCCATCGAACTCTGTTTCGACTCCCCGTCCGTCCTCGCCCGCTTCGAAGGGACGGGACCGATCAGCACCGATGATGCCGAGGCCCTCGGCCTGGTCGGGGTGGCGGCGCGGGCCTGCGGCCTGGTCCGGGACGCCCGTCTGCACCATCCCTTCGACGCCGGGGAAGGGCTGTTTGATACCCCGGTAATTGAGATCGACGGTGACGTCTTTGCCCGTGGCAACGTGCGCCGCCGGGAAATTTATGCCTCTTTCGAGCTGATCCGCCGCTTGCTGCGCCACCTTCCCGATGGTCCGCTGCGCACCCCCGCCGCCCCCCTTGCCGCCGACAGCCTCGCCGTCTCCCTCTGCGAAGGGTGGCGCGGCGAGGTGGTGCATGCGGCCCTTACCGGCGCCGACGGGCAGATCGTCCGCTACAAGATCGTCGATCCCTCTTTCCATAACTGGAGCGGGCTGGCGCTCGCCCTGCGCGGCCAGCAGATTTCCGACTTCCCGCTCTGCAACAAGAGCTTCAACCTGTCCTACTGCGGATTCGACCTATAG